The genomic interval ACTGGCTCTTCAAGTTTGTTCCCCCAGATGTAAATGTGCGTGAGACAGGAATTCACTCTCATTGCCTCACTGAGGGACATGAGACCTTCTTTTCCAATGTTGTTGCTGGTAATAGACAATCTAGGAGGCAAAAGTTGGACAGCATGAAGAATGGAAATAGTGTCATGTGTAAACTTTAGATTTTAGATAGATAATagcattgttttttaaataggaGGACACTAACGCTTTGAGTTTGCTGTGTGGAAGCTTGATAGCTTCACTTAGATACACCGCACCATCATCCTCAATGCGATTGAAAGAAAGATCTAGAATCTCCAAAGAACTATTTTGCTTCAAAACCTCTGATAAGCATTTAGCTCCATCCCGTGTAATTCtgttactgttataaaaaggaaaaaaaaaaaggagaaatgatcatttctttttttctgtggagcacaaaagtaGTGTCCTGCCTGACTTGATCTCTGCCATACAATGACAGTTAGAAAACATaataaaagcatcataaaattaCAGACAATTTTTGTTGTTATTCACTTAAAGTCTTGCTCGATAGCCCTGGTCACCTTTCACTGTATGAAAAAACAGCTACTATAAAAACTACCTTTGCTTTCTACAGAAGTTCTCATGAATTAGAGAATTGTGTGCGTGAGTGTATACCAGCGAAGATCCAAGTAGCGTAGAGAGGCGTTTAACTTCAGAGCTTCACACAGCCTCTCTACACCAGTATCAGTCATGTCGTGCTTTCCCATGTGCAGCTCCCTCAGTGTCTTATTCACCACCAGCATCTGTGCCATATGGACTGTTGTTTCCTCCTGCCATTTAAGTTAAGATCACTGTTGTTTTAGCCAATAAAAAAGACtttcactaaatatattaaaacataaaatgagtATATCGAAAACCTGAAAACATACCTGAAGACTGAAAAGAAGAGGACGACTAACATTAATGGCACGGATTCCCTTGTTGTTCTTCAGGACGATGGCAAATGCTATTACACTTTGTGTAGCCTagtaaataaacacaataatgtaaatgcaaatgacatttattttgtcattatatatttgtgtttggGGAAAATTACCAGATCACAGTCTGAGACATCTACTTCTTCTAAAGTAACATTAGTCTGCAACATGGCAGCCAGCTGCATGCCACCTTTATTTCCAATCTTATTTCCCGTCATTCTGagtgacttcaaacttttatttttctgtaaaattaacagaaaatacattcactttaaaaacaaaatcctCTATTTAAGTTCAGTTGCtgctttaaattattattattattattattttttaagaataatCCCACTTGGTTTATAAgttatttcaattcaaattatATTAACCTGACTTAAAAATCGAGTTGAATCTCATATTAGCTGAAattgcttaaaggattagttcaccctcatgttgtttcacacccgtaagacctttgttaatcttcagaacacaaattaagatatttttgatgaaatccgatggctcagtgaggcctctattgccagcaatgtcactgaacctctaaagatccagaaagttactaaagacgtatttaaaacagttcatgtgagtacagtggttcaaacttaatattataaagcgacgagaatactttttgtgcgccaaaaaacccaaaataacgacttttcaacaatatctagtgatggccgatttcaaaacactgcttcgaagcttcacgaatcttttgtttcgaatcagtggttcggagcgccaaagtcacgtgatttcagcagttttgatacgcgctccgaacccactgattcgaaacaaaaggttcataaagcttcgaagcggtgttttgaaatctgccatcactagatattgttgacaagttgttattttggggttttttttggcgcacaaaaagtattctcgtggctttataatattaagtttgaaccactgtactcacatgaactgttttaaatatgtctttagtaccttttctggatcttgagaggttcagtgcctttgctggcaatagaggcctcactgagccatcggatttcatcaaaaatatctcattttgtgttctgaagatgaacgaaaggtcttacgggtgtaaaacgacatgagggtgagtaattaat from Ctenopharyngodon idella isolate HZGC_01 chromosome 23, HZGC01, whole genome shotgun sequence carries:
- the lrrc34 gene encoding leucine-rich repeat-containing protein 34; translated protein: MVDLMNRYLSVCAEAQQPPNTCVLKVLEDSSDGSLKLTGNDQLKHGDRLTDDDVLVLSKTLVGNSAIKGLDLRYNCITDKGAVYVAHLIQESESLQSLDLMCNNIEADGAEVIAKSLHKNKSLKSLRMTGNKIGNKGGMQLAAMLQTNVTLEEVDVSDCDLATQSVIAFAIVLKNNKGIRAINVSRPLLFSLQEETTVHMAQMLVVNKTLRELHMGKHDMTDTGVERLCEALKLNASLRYLDLRCNRITRDGAKCLSEVLKQNSSLEILDLSFNRIEDDGAVYLSEAIKLPHSKLKALSITSNNIGKEGLMSLSEAMRVNSCLTHIYIWGNKLEEPVCMAFSQLISSGQLLGEHTDVSPYEVDGRVFLAEASHGLRRHYYWTSRYGAYGDSSNSAPALMASDSLALQIYPDSHL